A genomic segment from Enoplosus armatus isolate fEnoArm2 chromosome 12, fEnoArm2.hap1, whole genome shotgun sequence encodes:
- the bnip4 gene encoding BCL2 interacting protein 4 produces the protein MSLQKDISSDESLQGSWVELHFNGTGSQSTSHHGSQEQIPTSSQEGDVEKMLLDAQHESGRNSSRGSSQCNSPLRAQTPLLMWRGSEGNSSQSDEDFQERRREVENLMKKNADWIWDWSSRPENNPPKEFLLKYPKRSTSLSIRNTSVMKKGGVLSADFLKLFLPSLIISHILAVGLGIYIGKRLTSHNTY, from the exons ATGTCGCTCCAAAAGGACATTTCATCGGACGAGAGTTTGCAAG GGTCCTGGGTTGAGCTGCATTTCAATGGCACTGGCTCCCAAAGTACTAGTCATCACGGAAGCCAGGAGCAAATCCCCACGTCCAGCCAGGAGGGCGACGTGGAGAAAATGCTGCTAGATGCACAGCACGAGTCAGGCAGAAACAGCTCCAGAGGAAGCTCTCAGTGCaacag CCCACTCAGAGCACAGACCCCCCTTCTTATGTGGAGAGGctcagagggaaacagctcACAG TCAGATGAAGACTTCCAAGAAAGAAGACGGGAAGTAGAGAACCTGATGAAGAAAAATGCTGACTGGATCTGGGACTGGTCCAGTCGACCTGAGAACAATCCACCAAA GGAGTTCCTGCTGAAGTACCCTAAGCGCTCGACCTCTCTCAGCATCAGGAACACCAGCGTCATGAAGAAGGGAGGCGTTCTCTCTGCTGACTTTCTGAAGCTTTTCCTTCCCTCATTAATCATTTCTCACATACTTGCTGTTGGCCTCGG
- the LOC139294274 gene encoding alpha-2A adrenergic receptor-like — protein sequence MGCLNFSGNETLPDRHPYTVQTSVPLTILVGILILLTVFGNVMVVISVITSRALRAPQNLFLVSLACADILVATLVMPFSLANELMGYWYFGKVWCEIYLALDVLFCTSSIVHLCAISLDRYWSVTHAIEYNLRRTPRRIKCTVFIVWVLAAIISFPPLITMKKDEGKEDSPECKINEEKWYIIFSSTASFFAPCVIMIMVYVRIYQIAKKRTRAPPGERQREYGNSGNLERKDEEGRDMDGEDGREVNGLDVEEEPSSSDGNETILCSLKKRRGMRTTKVAQVKPGETSPKPEAQPCARVSRWKGRQYRERRFTFVLAVVMGVFVLCWFPFFFTYTLTAVCDTCCVPETLFKMFFWFGYCNSSLNPVIYTIFNNDFRRSFKKIVCKRDRKGL from the coding sequence ATGGGTTGTCTTAACTTCAGCGGAAATGAGACTTTGCCTGACAGGCACCCTTATACTGTGCAGACTTCTGTGCCTCTAACGATCCTGGTGGGTATCCTCATCCTGCTAACTGTGTTTGGCAATGTCATGGTAGTAATTTCTGTGATCACAAGCCGAGCCCTGAGAGCACCTCAGAACTTGTTTTTAGTGTCTCTGGCATGTGCAGACATCCTGGTTGCCACCTTAGTGATGCCATTCTCTTTAGCGAATGAACTGATGGGTTACTGGTACTTTGGTAAAGTGTGGTGTGAAATCTACCTTGCTTTGGATGTGCTCTTCTGCACCTCGTCCATCGTTCACCTGTGTGCCATCAGCCTGGACAGATACTGGTCCGTCACTCATGCGATTGAGTACAACCTGAGAAGGACGCCGCGCAGGATTAAATGCACAGTCTTCATAGTTTGGGTACTGGCGGCAATCATTTCATTCCCTCCGCTTATCACAATGAAAAAGGACGAGGGTAAAGAGGACAGCCCTGAATGTAAAATTAATGAGGAGAAATGGTACATTATATTCTCCAGCACTGCCTCTTTCTTTGCACCCTGCGTCATCATGATCATGGTGTATGTTAGAATCTACCAGATTGCCAAGAAAAGAACACGAGCCCCGCCAGGTGAAAGGCAAAGAGAATATGGCAACTCAGGCAACCTGGAGAGAAAAGACGAAGAAGGGAGAGACATGGACGGGGAGGACGGTAGAGAGGTCAACGGGCTGGACGTGGAGGAAGAACCCTCCTCGTCTGATGGGAATGAAACCATCCTTTGTTccctgaagaagaggaggggtaTGAGAACAACCAAAGTGGCTCAGGTGAAGCCTGGAGAAACCTCTCCAAAGCCAGAGGCGCAGCCCTGTGCGAGAGTGAGCAGGTGGAAAGGAAGGCAGTACAGAGAGAGGCGCTTCACATTTGTTCTGGCTGTGGTCATGGGAGTGTTTGTTCTCTGCTGGTTCCCCTTTttcttcacatacacactcactgctgtgtgtgacaCCTGCTGTGTCCCTGAGACATTGTTCAAAATGTTCTTCTGGTTTGGTTACTGCAATAGCTCACTAAATCCGGTTATATACACCATATTCAATAATGACTTCAGGAGGTCTTTTAAAAAGATAGTTtgtaaaagagacagaaaaggtttatga
- the smndc1 gene encoding survival of motor neuron-related-splicing factor 30: MSDDLLKQLNSYKAQLQQVEVALSTDQENEDLLKLQKDLQEVIDLTKDLLTSQPAESASSTNGSDTVPMKHGWKVGDKCMAAWSQDGQVYEAEIEEIDRENGTAAVTFAGYGNAEVIPLQNLKAAEEGKRSDDDKPKSRKEQIAEQREYKKKKAQKKVQRMKELEQEREEQKSKWQQFNNKAYSKNKKGQVKRSIFASPESVNGKVGVGTCGIADKPMTQYHDTSKYNVRHLMPQ, from the exons ATGTCGGACGACTTGTTGAAACAGTTAAACAGCTACAAAGCCCAGCTACAGCAAGTAGAAGTTGCCTTATCTACCGACCAAGAAAATGAAGACCTCCTTAAACTACAGAAAGACTTGCAG GAAGTCATCGATTTGACAAAAGACCTCCTGACCTCACAGCCCGCTGAGAGTGCTTCCAGTACCAATGGCTCAGACACAGTCCCAATGAAACATGGCTGGAAAGTTGGTGACAAGTGTATGGCTGCATGGAGTCAGGACGGACA GGTGTATGAAGCTGAGATTGAGGAGATAGACCGAGAGAATGGAACTGCAGCTGTTACCTTTGCTGGATACGGGAATGCTGAAGTGATTCCTCTGCAGAACCTCAAAGCCGCAGAGGAGGGGAAACGCTCTGATGATGATAAGCCAAAATCAAG GAAAGAGCAGatagcagagcagagagagtataagaagaagaaagccCAGAAGAAGGTAcagaggatgaaggaattggagcaggagagggaggagcaaAAGTCAAAGTGGCAACAGTTCAACAACAAAGCCTACTCAAAGAACAAGAAAGGACAg GTAAAGAGGAGCATATTTGCATCTCCAGAAAGTGTGAATGGAAAGGTGGGAGTGGGAACATGCGGTATTGCAGACAAGCCGATGACCCAGTACCATGACACGTCAAAATACAACGTCAGACATCTAATGCCGCAATGA
- the LOC139294321 gene encoding max-interacting protein 1-like isoform X1 yields the protein MVKYMRQHGELKSEEVLSESDVSMDQQDLGEMSDYSFSDVLYSKCSAMDQIGTFMKNVQVLLDAANYIENVEKSSGKCEHGYASTYPATQTAHQLKQRKFKNRKLDNIHNRSAHNELEKNRRAHLRLCLERLKSLIPLGPDCSRHTTLGLLNKAKAHIKKLEENDRRSQHQLETLEREQRHLQRQLAQLQTHGERERVRTDSLGSRMDSDGSESDREEIEVDVESTEFSHGEMDSVSTSGASDLDDHSSRQSSASDEGYSTCSLKLAFSA from the exons ATGGTAAAGTACATGCGACAGCACGGCGAGCTGAAATCCGAAGAGGTCCTGTCGGAGTCTGATGTGTCCATGGACCAGCAGGATCTCGGAGAGATGTCCGACTATTCTTTCAGCGACGTTTTATACTCCAAATGTTCCGCAATGGACCAAATCGGCACTTTTATGAAGAACGTGCAAGTGCTGCTCGATGCAGCAAATTACATAGAAAATGTCGAGAAGAGCAGCGGAA AATGTGAGCATGGGTACGCCTCAACGTACCCTGCAACCCAGACTGCACATCAACTGAAACAACGTAAATTCAAGAACAGGAAATTGGACAATATTCACAATAG GTCTGCACACAATGAACTGGAAAAAAATAG ACGAGCACATCTTCGCCTGTGTTTGGAGAGGTTGAAGTCCCTCATCCCTCTGGGACCAGACTGCAGTCGGCACACCACACTGGGGCTGCTCAACAAGGCCAAAGCACATATCAAG AAACTTGAAGAGAATGACCGGAGGAGTCAGCACCAGCTGGAGACCttagagagggagcagaggcaCCTGCAGAGGCAGCTAGCCCAGCTGCAGACtcacggagagagggagagggtccGTACGGACAGCCTGGGCTCCCGCATGGACTCTGACGGCTCAGAGTCTGACAGAG agGAGATTGAAGTTGATGTGGAAAGCACTGAGTTCTCCCATGGAGAAATGGACAGTGTAAGCACCAGTGGTGCAAGTGACCTGGATGACCACAGCAGCCGGCAGAGCTCGGCCAGTGATGAGGGCTACTCCACTTGCAGTCTAAAACTGGCCTTCTCTGCTTAA
- the LOC139294321 gene encoding max-interacting protein 1-like isoform X2: protein MVKYMRQHGELKSEEVLSESDVSMDQQDLGEMSDYSFSDVLYSKCSAMDQIGTFMKNVQVLLDAANYIENVEKKCEHGYASTYPATQTAHQLKQRKFKNRKLDNIHNRSAHNELEKNRRAHLRLCLERLKSLIPLGPDCSRHTTLGLLNKAKAHIKKLEENDRRSQHQLETLEREQRHLQRQLAQLQTHGERERVRTDSLGSRMDSDGSESDREEIEVDVESTEFSHGEMDSVSTSGASDLDDHSSRQSSASDEGYSTCSLKLAFSA from the exons ATGGTAAAGTACATGCGACAGCACGGCGAGCTGAAATCCGAAGAGGTCCTGTCGGAGTCTGATGTGTCCATGGACCAGCAGGATCTCGGAGAGATGTCCGACTATTCTTTCAGCGACGTTTTATACTCCAAATGTTCCGCAATGGACCAAATCGGCACTTTTATGAAGAACGTGCAAGTGCTGCTCGATGCAGCAAATTACATAGAAAATGTCGAGAAGA AATGTGAGCATGGGTACGCCTCAACGTACCCTGCAACCCAGACTGCACATCAACTGAAACAACGTAAATTCAAGAACAGGAAATTGGACAATATTCACAATAG GTCTGCACACAATGAACTGGAAAAAAATAG ACGAGCACATCTTCGCCTGTGTTTGGAGAGGTTGAAGTCCCTCATCCCTCTGGGACCAGACTGCAGTCGGCACACCACACTGGGGCTGCTCAACAAGGCCAAAGCACATATCAAG AAACTTGAAGAGAATGACCGGAGGAGTCAGCACCAGCTGGAGACCttagagagggagcagaggcaCCTGCAGAGGCAGCTAGCCCAGCTGCAGACtcacggagagagggagagggtccGTACGGACAGCCTGGGCTCCCGCATGGACTCTGACGGCTCAGAGTCTGACAGAG agGAGATTGAAGTTGATGTGGAAAGCACTGAGTTCTCCCATGGAGAAATGGACAGTGTAAGCACCAGTGGTGCAAGTGACCTGGATGACCACAGCAGCCGGCAGAGCTCGGCCAGTGATGAGGGCTACTCCACTTGCAGTCTAAAACTGGCCTTCTCTGCTTAA
- the add3b gene encoding adducin 3 (gamma) b isoform X1 — protein sequence MSPDLRQDFNMMEQKKRVTQILQSPVFKDELEGLIQDQMTKGNNLTGLLALRQIADLVMASTLGGAGPLTSPISFGMVTPVNDLYGIESPSFAKGEKQSRCRLASLYRLVDLFNWARFTSSYITVRVNKEQDHVLIGARGLSFAEVTAANLVKVNIIGEVVDQGSTDLGIDHFGFAPHAAIYLMRPDVRCIIHIHTPATAAVSSMKCGILPISQEALLLGDVSCFGYHGSLDNKEEKVEFQKALGPTAKVMILRNHGLLALGETVEEAFHYVYHSQQACEIQVHALGCSGGVDNLVLLDREKFKPLTQGVAAAGLVMDNEVKWKVGEAELESLMRMLDNLGYRTGYSYRNPIVREKPRSKNDVEIPATVSAVPPEDSELGLRSPFKFMVQKQQRERTRWLNSPNSYLRVNVPEHSPSGDVSPRTKTMWMKSSQPGNSIGTPIKIEDPNQFVPLNTDPTEVLDKRNRIKEQHRGDLMTAGPKSQLLAGIVVDTIPGPAFIIEDEEHTRSLPPNPFNELTEKELEEYKNTVERKQQGQEDDDATDADEMTTFDGSTISLSLSPIMTPAKQDTIPNGKDHLAEMEDDLSIEVSKLSISTSETVEISITSKENTGEAQTPESQTKSPKKKKKKFRTPSFLKKSKKKKDEKEKTEA from the exons ATGTCGCCGGACCTGAGGCAGGACTTCAACATGatggagcagaagaagagggtcACCCAGATCCTGCAGAGTCCA GTGTTTAAAGATGAGTTGGAAGGCCTGATTCAGGACCAGATGACGAAGGGCAACAACCTCACAGGTCTCCTGGCTCTGAGACAGATTGCTGACCTGGTAATGGCCAGCACTTTGGGAGGGGCTGGCCCCTTGACTTCCCCCATCA GCTTTGGGATGGTGACCCCAGTCAATGACTTGTATGGCATTGAGTCTCCCTCCTTTGCTAAAGGGGAGAAACAGAGTCGCTGCAGGCTGGCCAGCCTCTACAGGCTTGTTGACCTCTTCAACTGGGCTCGTTTTACAAGCTCCTACATTACT GTGCGTGTCAACAAAGAGCAGGACCATGTTCTTATTGGTGCACGAGGTCTGTCTTTTGCTGAGGTGACAGCAGCAAATTTG GTGAAAGTAAACATAATTGGTGAGGTGGTGGACCAGGGTTCTACTGATCTGGGTATCGACCACTTTGGGTTTGCTCCTCATGCTGCCATTTACTTAATGCGCCCTGATGTGAGATGTATCATCCACATACACACCCCTGCTACAGCTGCT GTGTCCTCGATGAAATGTGGAATCCTGCCCATTTCCCAGGAGGCTTTGCTTCTGGGAGACGTGAGCTGCTTTGGTTACCATGGCAGCCTGGATAATaaagaggagaaggtggagtTTCAGAAAGCTCTGGGCCCTACTGCCAAG gtGATGATCCTGAGGAACCATGGCCTGCTCGCTTTGGGAGAAACAGTAGAAGAGGCTTTTCACTATGTGTACCACTCACAGCAAGCTTGTGAAATCCAG GTGCATGCTTTGGGATGTTCAGGCGGCGTGGACAACCTTGTCCTCCTGGACCGGGAGAAGTTCAAACCCCTGACCCAGGGAGTGGCCGCTGCCGGGTTGGTGATGGACAATGAGGTCAAGTGGAAAGTGGGCGAGGCCGAGCTGGAGTCCCTTATGAGGATGCTGGACAACCTG GGATACAGAACCGGCTACTCTTACAGGAACCCCATTGTCCGTGAAAAACCCCGCTCTAAGAACGACGTGGAGATCCCTGCCACGGTGTCAGCTGTGCCACCAGAGGACAGTGAGCTGGGACTGCGTAGTCCCTTCAAGTTTATGgtgcagaaacagcagagagaaaggacTCGGTGGCTCAACTCGCCCAACAGCTACTTGAGGGTCAATGTTCCTGAACATTCACCCAGCGGGGATGTCAGCCCCAGGACCAAAACCATG tgGATGAAGTCTTCACAGCCAGGAAACAGCATTGGCACACCAATAAAGATTGAGGACCCCAACCAGTTTGTCCCACTCAACACTGATCCCACAGAGGTTTTGGATAAGAGAAACCGG ATAAAAGAACAGCACAGAGGTGACCTGATGACTGCAGGACCAAAATCCCAGTTATTAGCAGGCATTGTTGTGGACACCATACCAGGACCA GCTTTCATCATTGAGGACGAGGAGCACACTCGCTCTCTTCCCCCCAACCCTTTCAATGAGCTCACcgagaaggagctggaggaataCAAGAACACAGTAGAAAGGAAGCAGCAAGGCCAAGAAG ATGATGATGCCACTGATGCAGATGAGATGACGACATTTGATGGCTCTActatctccctctccctctctcccataATGACGCCAGCTAAACAAG ACACAATTCCCAATGGGAAAGACCACTTGGCAGAGATGGAGGACGATCTGAGCATCGAGGTGTCCAAGCTAAGCATTAGCACTTCGGAAACGGTGGAAATCTCCATCACATCGAAGGAGAACACAGGGGAGGCTCAGACCCCAGAGAGCCAAACCAAGTCCcctaagaaaaagaaaaagaagttcCGCACACCTTCATTCttgaaaaagagcaagaaaaagaaggatgagaaagaaaaaactgaagcCTGA
- the add3b gene encoding adducin 3 (gamma) b isoform X2 — translation MSPDLRQDFNMMEQKKRVTQILQSPVFKDELEGLIQDQMTKGNNLTGLLALRQIADLVMASTLGGAGPLTSPISFGMVTPVNDLYGIESPSFAKGEKQSRCRLASLYRLVDLFNWARFTSSYITVRVNKEQDHVLIGARGLSFAEVTAANLVKVNIIGEVVDQGSTDLGIDHFGFAPHAAIYLMRPDVRCIIHIHTPATAAVSSMKCGILPISQEALLLGDVSCFGYHGSLDNKEEKVEFQKALGPTAKVMILRNHGLLALGETVEEAFHYVYHSQQACEIQVHALGCSGGVDNLVLLDREKFKPLTQGVAAAGLVMDNEVKWKVGEAELESLMRMLDNLGYRTGYSYRNPIVREKPRSKNDVEIPATVSAVPPEDSELGLRSPFKFMVQKQQRERTRWLNSPNSYLRVNVPEHSPSGDVSPRTKTMWMKSSQPGNSIGTPIKIEDPNQFVPLNTDPTEVLDKRNRIKEQHRGDLMTAGPKSQLLAGIVVDTIPGPAFIIEDEEHTRSLPPNPFNELTEKELEEYKNTVERKQQGQEDYEYEMTTFDGSTISLSLSPIMTPAKQDTIPNGKDHLAEMEDDLSIEVSKLSISTSETVEISITSKENTGEAQTPESQTKSPKKKKKKFRTPSFLKKSKKKKDEKEKTEA, via the exons ATGTCGCCGGACCTGAGGCAGGACTTCAACATGatggagcagaagaagagggtcACCCAGATCCTGCAGAGTCCA GTGTTTAAAGATGAGTTGGAAGGCCTGATTCAGGACCAGATGACGAAGGGCAACAACCTCACAGGTCTCCTGGCTCTGAGACAGATTGCTGACCTGGTAATGGCCAGCACTTTGGGAGGGGCTGGCCCCTTGACTTCCCCCATCA GCTTTGGGATGGTGACCCCAGTCAATGACTTGTATGGCATTGAGTCTCCCTCCTTTGCTAAAGGGGAGAAACAGAGTCGCTGCAGGCTGGCCAGCCTCTACAGGCTTGTTGACCTCTTCAACTGGGCTCGTTTTACAAGCTCCTACATTACT GTGCGTGTCAACAAAGAGCAGGACCATGTTCTTATTGGTGCACGAGGTCTGTCTTTTGCTGAGGTGACAGCAGCAAATTTG GTGAAAGTAAACATAATTGGTGAGGTGGTGGACCAGGGTTCTACTGATCTGGGTATCGACCACTTTGGGTTTGCTCCTCATGCTGCCATTTACTTAATGCGCCCTGATGTGAGATGTATCATCCACATACACACCCCTGCTACAGCTGCT GTGTCCTCGATGAAATGTGGAATCCTGCCCATTTCCCAGGAGGCTTTGCTTCTGGGAGACGTGAGCTGCTTTGGTTACCATGGCAGCCTGGATAATaaagaggagaaggtggagtTTCAGAAAGCTCTGGGCCCTACTGCCAAG gtGATGATCCTGAGGAACCATGGCCTGCTCGCTTTGGGAGAAACAGTAGAAGAGGCTTTTCACTATGTGTACCACTCACAGCAAGCTTGTGAAATCCAG GTGCATGCTTTGGGATGTTCAGGCGGCGTGGACAACCTTGTCCTCCTGGACCGGGAGAAGTTCAAACCCCTGACCCAGGGAGTGGCCGCTGCCGGGTTGGTGATGGACAATGAGGTCAAGTGGAAAGTGGGCGAGGCCGAGCTGGAGTCCCTTATGAGGATGCTGGACAACCTG GGATACAGAACCGGCTACTCTTACAGGAACCCCATTGTCCGTGAAAAACCCCGCTCTAAGAACGACGTGGAGATCCCTGCCACGGTGTCAGCTGTGCCACCAGAGGACAGTGAGCTGGGACTGCGTAGTCCCTTCAAGTTTATGgtgcagaaacagcagagagaaaggacTCGGTGGCTCAACTCGCCCAACAGCTACTTGAGGGTCAATGTTCCTGAACATTCACCCAGCGGGGATGTCAGCCCCAGGACCAAAACCATG tgGATGAAGTCTTCACAGCCAGGAAACAGCATTGGCACACCAATAAAGATTGAGGACCCCAACCAGTTTGTCCCACTCAACACTGATCCCACAGAGGTTTTGGATAAGAGAAACCGG ATAAAAGAACAGCACAGAGGTGACCTGATGACTGCAGGACCAAAATCCCAGTTATTAGCAGGCATTGTTGTGGACACCATACCAGGACCA GCTTTCATCATTGAGGACGAGGAGCACACTCGCTCTCTTCCCCCCAACCCTTTCAATGAGCTCACcgagaaggagctggaggaataCAAGAACACAGTAGAAAGGAAGCAGCAAGGCCAAGAAG ATTATGAGT ATGAGATGACGACATTTGATGGCTCTActatctccctctccctctctcccataATGACGCCAGCTAAACAAG ACACAATTCCCAATGGGAAAGACCACTTGGCAGAGATGGAGGACGATCTGAGCATCGAGGTGTCCAAGCTAAGCATTAGCACTTCGGAAACGGTGGAAATCTCCATCACATCGAAGGAGAACACAGGGGAGGCTCAGACCCCAGAGAGCCAAACCAAGTCCcctaagaaaaagaaaaagaagttcCGCACACCTTCATTCttgaaaaagagcaagaaaaagaaggatgagaaagaaaaaactgaagcCTGA